In a single window of the Paenibacillus sp. MMS20-IR301 genome:
- a CDS encoding DegV family protein, which produces MSIVKIFSDSTSDLPQGWKETYDIGIVPLYVVFEDGTFKDGVEITPEEVYRRVAANGALPKTAAPSPADFIAAFQPVISSGGDIVYISLSSSLSSTYQNALLAAGEFPEGRVHVIDSQTLCGGIALLVMKAARAAAAGSSAADIAAMVRAARERVESEFVVDTLDYLYMGGRCSGMQNFIGSLLKIRPVLRLVDGAIVPVAKVRGKKEKAVEQMLQHALENAGEMDKELLIIAHTLAPEDAKVLEAALREQTDVAEIAVIHAGCVIGSHCGPATVGLMYMR; this is translated from the coding sequence CAGACAGCACTTCCGATTTGCCGCAAGGCTGGAAGGAAACGTATGATATCGGCATTGTCCCGTTATATGTAGTTTTTGAGGACGGTACCTTCAAGGACGGGGTCGAGATTACTCCGGAGGAAGTGTACCGCCGGGTTGCCGCGAATGGTGCACTGCCCAAGACAGCCGCCCCGTCTCCGGCAGATTTCATTGCCGCCTTCCAGCCGGTAATCAGCAGCGGCGGAGATATCGTCTACATCAGCCTGTCGTCTTCTTTATCCTCTACATACCAGAATGCCCTGCTGGCTGCAGGTGAGTTCCCTGAAGGCCGGGTACATGTCATTGACTCCCAGACCCTATGCGGCGGAATTGCGCTGCTGGTGATGAAAGCCGCCCGGGCCGCAGCCGCAGGCAGCAGCGCCGCCGACATCGCTGCTATGGTCAGAGCCGCCCGGGAGCGGGTCGAATCAGAATTCGTCGTTGATACATTAGATTACTTATATATGGGCGGCCGCTGCTCCGGCATGCAGAATTTTATCGGCAGCCTGCTGAAGATCCGGCCTGTTCTGCGGCTGGTGGATGGCGCTATCGTACCGGTAGCCAAGGTCCGCGGCAAGAAGGAGAAGGCCGTCGAGCAGATGCTCCAGCATGCGCTTGAGAATGCCGGTGAAATGGACAAGGAGCTGCTGATCATTGCCCATACACTGGCTCCAGAAGATGCCAAAGTGCTGGAGGCTGCGCTGCGCGAGCAGACCGATGTGGCTGAGATTGCCGTAATTCATGCCGGCTGCGTCATCGGCAGCCACTGCGGCCCGGCTACAGTCGGACTAATGTACATGCGTTAG